The genomic stretch ACTTCAGGATTTGACAGGTGTTTCCCCAGAAAACGATGAAGAACATTACTACTGTATGTCCGCCGAGGATTTTGAAATCAATCGTGGCATCATCAGGGGCGTAATATGGGGCCCGCGTAAGGACGAAAATGGAGCTTTCTTCACCTGTGATGAAGGTTATCGTATTTACCCGGTCATCCAAAGAAAAGGTAACGGACCCGATAAGGATGTGGATTACGTAAACCATAATTTACAAGTGGACTTTACCAATCAGGGAAGATTGCACAAAAACGGTTATCGTGTCTCCAAATATCAATTTAGCCGGACATCGCCAAATGGAAACAATTTCAGTAGTGTGGATTTGGTATTGATGCGTTTGGCGGAAATCTATTTGATGCGTGCCGAGGCCAAATTGAGAACGGGCGACAATGCAGGTGCCCTTGCCGACGTAAACACGGTACGGACATCCAGAACGGCCCGTCCGGCACAAACTCCAGCGGCCTTACCGGCTATAGATTTGGAAATTTTGTTCCGTGAAAGAGGATTTGAACTTTACTGGGAAGGTTTCAGAAGAGGAGATCAGATCAGATTTGGTCACTACGAAGACACTTGGACCGAAAAAACGGACGACAACGTATTTCACAGATTGTTCCCGATTCCCCAAGACGCTATAGATGGAGCATCCAACGTAGCAGGGTATTTGGATCAGAATGAAGGCTATTAAATCAGGTGTATTTATTTAGCTGAGCGGCAAGTTGGTTTAACCACTTGCCGCTTACATTTTTATAAAATAGAGAAAAGCAAATGAAAATTTCTTATAAAACAATCGTTGTGCTCTTGTCCACCTTTGGGTTTATGGGCTGCAGCACAAAAAAGGAGGAAAAACCTTCAGAAATAAAAAAAACCGAGCCCTTGAGCATCATTTTTATGATCGGGGACGGAATGGGGGTGCCCCAAGTATCAACCGCCTACTATTTTGGCGACAGCCTCCCGAATTTCTCGCGGTTCAAGCATATTGGACTGCACAAAACCTCGGCTACGGATTATACCATCACCGATTCGGCTGCGGGGGCAACGGCCTTTTCCATAGGCGAAAAAACCTATAAAAGGGCCATAGGTGTCTCAACGGACTCCATTCCCAAAGAGACCATATTGGAAACCTTGCAGATGGAAGGATACCAAACAGGTCTTATTAGCCTTACAACGATTACGCATGCAACCCCGGCCAGTTTTTATGCCCATGTTACAGACCGTGACATGCATGAGGACATTGCCTTGGATCTATTGGAGACAAAGGTTGATTTCTTTGCAGGAGGGGGCAAAAAATATTTCAATCAAAGGGAAGACGGAAGAAACCTCTTTGAAGAATTGATTGCGGAAAACTATCATTTGGATACCTTGGGATTATCAAAACCCGAGATCGATAAAAGAAATGCCTATATATTGGCAGATGACGGAATTCCATCAAAAACCGAGGGAAGAGGTGAATATTTGTCCGAAGCCACCCAAATGGCCCTGGACTATTTTGATCAAAAGAAAGAACCGTTTTTTATGATGGTGGAAGGTTCCTACATCGATTGGGGAGGCCATGCGGAAAATGCCGAGATGATGATTTCCGAAGTTGCCGACTTTGACAAGACATTGGGTGTTGTCCTGGATTATGTAGAGGAGCATCCCAACACTTTATTGGTGGTTACGGCCGATCATGAAACAGGCGGGGTGAGCATTGGAAAAAATTATAAGGTGGACGAGAGTACGGGCGAAAAAAAGGAAGTGCCCGAAAAAGTAACCGTTTATTTCAATTCCGATCAGCATAGCGGGGAACTGATCCCTGTTTTTTCTGCGGGCAAGGGAGCCGAGAACTTTCAGGGGATTTACGAGAACAACGAAATTTATCACAAAATGATCAACGCCATAAATCAAGCAAAATGAAAAAAAGAACAATCTTTTTATTAGCGATGGGACTTATTTTCCTGATTACAGGGGAAATCTTCGCCCAAACCGTTTATAAAACCCACTCGCATAACGACTACGCTCAGGAAATACCGTTTTGGTACGCGTACAGCAATGGGGCATCGTCCATTGAGGCCGATGTATTTTTGAAAGATGGCTCCCTTTACGTAACCCACGCCGAGGAGGAAATAGTAGAAGGGCAGACCTTGGAGAAGCTGTATTTGGACAGACTCGCAGGTTTGCAGGATTTGGGCGAACTCCGAAAGCTGCAAATGCTTATCGACCTAAAGTCCGAGGCCTATGCCACATTGGACAAATTGGTAGAGGTATTGGAAGGATATCCTAACCTGATTCATGGAGATAAGGTCCAATTTGTGGTATCGGGCAATCGACCCAAACCAGAAGAGTACAAGAATTATCCGGATTTTATTTGGTTCGATCATCAAAATTTGGAGGAGCTGGACAAGATTGATCTGGATAAGGTCGCCCTGATCAGTTCAAACTATAAAAAATATACGGTATGGAACGGCTACGGAAGAATGACGGCTCCCGAGCTTGAAAAAGTAAAAGAGGTGATCGGTTTGGCAAAAGCCACGGGCAAACCATTCCGATTTTGGGCCACACCCGATACCAAGACCGCTTGGGCCAGATTGGCCAGATTGGGCGTGGATTACATAAATACGGACAAACCGGCGTTGGCAAGACAATATTTGGATGATCTGGATAAGAATACCTATACCTTGGAACAACCAATTAATGTGTATCGCCCTAAATATGAATATGATTCGGATGCCCAACCACAGAATATTATTTTAATGATCGGTGATGGGAACGGATTGGCACAGATTTCATCTGCCATGATCGCCAATAGGGGAGAACTTTCCATGACAGGGTTAAAAAATATTGGATTGGTAAAAACATCGTCCGATGATGATTTGGTTACGGATTCGGCTGCCGCGGGAACGGCAATGGGAACAGGGAAAAAAACCAATAATCGGGCCATAGGTACCGACCCCCAGATGCAAACGCTTACAAATCTGGTCGAGGTGGTAAGCAAAAAAGGGTATCTTACAGGAATAATCACTACCGATGCCATATACGGTGCCACACCCTCAGCTTTTTATGCGCACCGAGTGGAGCGCGACGATACCCCTGGATTGGTCCAGGACTTAAAAGAGAGTGAACTTGACTTTTTTATAGCGGGAGGAGAAAATCAAAAAAAATCCATCGAAGAAGTTTTTACGACCCGATCACTGGAAACTTTCAAGGAATTTGCAGGGCCGACCGGAATATATATTGGGGACATCAAGGCGCCCTCTATGTCAAACGGTAGGGGGAATGTACTGCCCATGGCCGTCGCAAAGTCATTGAAGGTGTTGGAGGCCAAGCAAGAACCATTTTTTATGATGGTGGAAGGAGCGCAAATCGACAATGGGGGACACTCCAACAGTACCAGTGACATTGTCCAAGAAATGCTGGACTTTGACCAAGCAGTTGCAGAGGCGTTGAAATTCGCCGATAAAAACAAAAACACCTTGGTGGTCATAACGGCCGATCACGAGACCTCGGGATTTGGAATAATGGGGGGCAGTACGCAAGATGGAAGCGTGCAAGGTGGATTTTTGACCGTGGACCATACGGGTATCATGGTGCCGCTTTTTGCATACGGTCCCAAAGCCCAGAATTTTAACGGAGTTTATGAAAATACAGATGTCTTCGGTAAAATTTTAGAGCTTCTTAAATAAAAATTGAAGATCAATGGTATTCGGTAATACGCCAAATGCCATTGGTTTTTCTCCCGATGGCCATATTCGGCAAAGCATCTTGGCCCATTCTCAAAATAGATTATCCAGTTATATGGGGAGCAGGATAAGATTCTGTAATTTTGAGGTAAATTTCTTTCAAGGGAAAAACTATGGACAAGGACTTGGGTCGTTTACTTTACAATTACTTATTGGAAGCAGGTATGGCAGAAGGCTTGGCGGCATACATCAATCTTTTTGTGTTGATGATTGTTGTTCTGGTGCTTGTTTTTTTATTGGACCTGCTCATTTGGAAGGTCTTGCGCGCACTCTCCGTAAGGCTGGCCAGAAAGTCCATCAACAACTTTGACAATTTTTTGGTGGCCCATAGAGTGCCCCGTTACGTGGCACATATTGTTCCGTTGACTATTTTATTGGAGTTTGTTCCCGTAGCCTTTTCCGATTTTGATTATGCCGAGATCATAGCGCTTAAAACCATCAAGATTCTTTTTGTTCTCTTGGTATTGGTCATATTCCGAAAGTTTTTTAAGAGCGTGAACGGATACTTGCGAACACGCCCTAAGTTTAGGGACAAGCCCATAAACAGTTACGTTCAGGTATTTATGATCTTTGCCTGGGTAGTGGGGCTCCTCACTATTTTTGCGATAGTGACCGGAACCACGGTTTGGAAGTTTTTTACGGCTTTGGGTGCCGTATCCGCCATAATTTTATTGATCTTTAAAGATTCCATTCTCGGACTTGTCGCCAGTATTCAAGTTACCATTAACGATATGGTACGCATTGGCGATTGGATCACTTTTGAAAAATACGGTGCCGATGGCGATGTGGTAGAAATAAGTTTGGCTACCGTAAAGGTCCAGAATTTTGATATGACCATTACCACCATTCCGACCTATGCACTTATTTCCGATTCCTTCAAAAACTGGAGGGGCATGCAGGTTTCAGGTGGACGGAGGATAAAGCGTTCGTTGATCATTCGGCAAAAAAGCATTCGTTTTCTGAAAGATGAGGAAATCGAGGCCCTTAAAAAGATTCAGCTGATAGAGGGCTACATTACTACAAGGAACGATCAGATCAGATCATATAATGAAGAGAACAAGATCAATAAAGAACTATTGGTCAATGGTAGAAACCTTACCAATTTTGGTGTTTTTCGTAAATATGTGACCAATTATTTGGAAGGCCATTCGGCCATAAACAAAAAAATGACCTTGATGGTAAGACAATTGCAGCCTACCGCACAAGGCATTCCGTTGGAAATCTATGCCTTTAGTTCGGATAAACGTTGGGAGAACTATGAATATGTTATGGCGGATATTTTTGACCATCTTTTGGCCGCATTGCCTTATTTCTCCTTGGAGCTTTTTGAGCTACCGGTTTCGAAGGAATTTGTACCGGACCAAGAGAACGATGCCAAGTCTTGATTTTGAATATATGGTCCCCGATGCTGGAATTTTTATGTTGGGCTTGACTTAGGATTTATCACCCACCAATAGTGGACCTGATGAGGTTCCGATTCGGGAAACGCCGAGCTCAATATATTTTAGTGCCTGCTCTTTCGTTTTGATGCCTCCGGAAGCTTTGATTTTTGCATGATCCCCCACTGCTTTTTTCATTAGTTCGACATCTTCGAAAGTGGCGCCTCCTGTTCCAAAACCGGTTGAGGTTTTTACAAAGTCCGCATTGGCATCAACAGTCAGGGCACAAGCAATGTTCTTTTCTTCATTGGTGAGGAAGCATGTTTCTATAATGACTTTCAGCAGATGGTCGCCAATGGCTTTTTTCACATCTTTGATTTCATCCCTAACAGCATCATGATCCTTCATTTTAAGCCATCCCACATTAATCACCATATCTATCTCGTCCGCGCCGTTTTCAATGCAGTCAGCAGCTTCTAGCACCTTGGTTTTGGTAGACATGGCTCCCAAAGGAAATGCGACTACGGATGCAATTTTAACATGGGTTCCCCTAAGTATACTTTTAGCAAGGCCTACATGGCACCCATGCACACAAACGGCATAAAATTCATGTTCAATGGCCTCCTGGCACAAGTTGGCGATGTCGGTATTGGTCGCAGTTGGTTTTAAACAGGTATGGTCGATGTATTTTTCTAGGGACATTTGGGGATTATGTATTGATTTATGCTAAAGATAGCCAACAGCTATGATTTATTGGAATGGTGCAGCTCAACTTTTTTTGAAATGTAAGGGGGATAAAAACAAAAAACCGATGAAAAATTCATCGGTTTTTTTAAAAAGTGACCTGAGATATTGAACTCCAATCTCAAATTTCCACCTTCATCATAGTACCAAAAGGATAATTGACTTTTGAATTTGATTTTTCTAACTAGATCATGGAAATATTCAGGGCTCCAAATACTTAAAATATTGTCATCTTTAATAAATCTGACAACATCTTCTTTAATGTTTTTAAATGATACTGCTTCAATTTGTTTTTGAAGCAGTTCAATTAGCTGTTCTGGAGAAATATTGTCCGCTTGCCAGTCGTTTGTGTCTTTTGCCCTTGCCAAAAAATGGCTCAGGTCCAAAGAAATTCCCTTCTTGATATACCATTCCAGATCATACCAGTCTCGCGCTTTTACCCTATTTTCCATTTTCTAAATAATAATGCGTGCACTTTACCAGCAAACAAGCATGGTCCTGTAAAGCACTTTACATAAAAAGAAAATGGCCTGAGAAATAGCTTTTCTTCTGTATAAAGTTCAGGGGGGGGCGTCGGTCCACTTCTATTTTTATTTTCAGGGTCCTGTTGGAACGTACCCCTGTTTGTTTAATAACATCTTCAAGTACGATTTCCTGCCATATGGTTTCAGCTTTCAAAAAAGCAGAGTCAATCGCTGATTCTTTGGTCTTATGCTTTTCCTTAATACTTACATTGAATCCCAACGATTTAAATTCATCCAGAATTGTTTTGAAATAAGGTTCGATGGAAAAATCGGGATCTGGTTGAAGTAAAGAGAGGTCTAGGTCTTCTGAATACCTGTCCAGCCCATAGAAAATTCTGAGAGCGGTTTCGCCGTAAAAGCCTGTTTTTTTTAGGTGCGTTTTCAATCCATGTTTCCATAATCTCCAGATTCAATGTATTCAATATTTCACTATCCATTCGAAGATCGTCCAATAGAAATTGTTGCGTTTGCTTGATGCTTCTGAGATTGACCCTAGGTGTCAACACGATTTTATCGCACAACGCCTTTTCAGGAGAAGCAATCAGAGCTGTTTGCTTGGGGGAGTATGCTATACTTTTTATTCCATGAGAATAATAGGGTAACTTTAGTTGATGGTAACTAAACCTTCCAACTGCGGTTTTATATGTTTTTGAAGTTTTTATTGTTGCCGAACTTATCTCATAAATTCTCTCCGGGATTAGGTTCCAGTAGAATAGTGCAGCTTCCAATGAAACATAACTGGGTCCCCTTAGGTGATTTGCTATTAGAAAAGGTTCCGGTGATGGTAGATCCATTTCTGGGCCTGTTATATATAGTCCCCTTCTAATGGGTATGAGCTCATTGTTTTTGATCAACTCACCGATTTTATCGTTGGGGCGATCGTAATCGCTAAGTAATTCCAAAATTAGATGTCTGGAAATGGGTCCTTCTGCAAAATCTTTTATCTTCGTTCGAAAATCCATATTGTAACTATATGACTATATAATCGGATATTTTCCGATTATGTATGCTTTTTGTAACAATTGTATGGGGGTGGTTACAAGTGAACATCAGTAAGGACGTATTTGATGTATTCGAAAATGAGTAAGCATTACAAATTGCAAAGAGGCTTAGTAAAGGAACAGCTAGTGGGATGGCTTTCTTCAAAGTTTAATAGTTTTATTAATTGAAACTTGAGTCTTCCTAATTATGGACGCAAGTTTTTAATGAATGGTTCCCATGAAATAGTGTAAAATCCGAGTCCTATTGATCAAGGGCCCGCTTAATTTTCAACCTGCCAATCGGTGGTTTGAAGATTATAATTCATTTAATTGGAAAACCCTTTGAACCTTTTCCGTATTACATTGAAAAAGGCGCAGTCTACCTGAAAACTACGCCTTTTCACTACTAAACCTAATTAAACTAACTCAAACAAAATTCTTACCCTAGTGTTCCCGTAAACTATTTGTGCAGGTTCTTACTTTTTAAATAGTCTATTAAGATTTGTGGCCTATCGGTCTGAATCATATCGATATGGTTTTCAATAAACCAATCGTAGGTTGATGGTTCTAAACAGCTCTTTAATAGCACGTGGCCAATTGATTTTAGAACTCCTATTTTAGGTCTTTCAGAAGAAATAAATTAA from Flagellimonas oceani encodes the following:
- a CDS encoding alkaline phosphatase, with the protein product MKISYKTIVVLLSTFGFMGCSTKKEEKPSEIKKTEPLSIIFMIGDGMGVPQVSTAYYFGDSLPNFSRFKHIGLHKTSATDYTITDSAAGATAFSIGEKTYKRAIGVSTDSIPKETILETLQMEGYQTGLISLTTITHATPASFYAHVTDRDMHEDIALDLLETKVDFFAGGGKKYFNQREDGRNLFEELIAENYHLDTLGLSKPEIDKRNAYILADDGIPSKTEGRGEYLSEATQMALDYFDQKKEPFFMMVEGSYIDWGGHAENAEMMISEVADFDKTLGVVLDYVEEHPNTLLVVTADHETGGVSIGKNYKVDESTGEKKEVPEKVTVYFNSDQHSGELIPVFSAGKGAENFQGIYENNEIYHKMINAINQAK
- a CDS encoding alkaline phosphatase; amino-acid sequence: MKKRTIFLLAMGLIFLITGEIFAQTVYKTHSHNDYAQEIPFWYAYSNGASSIEADVFLKDGSLYVTHAEEEIVEGQTLEKLYLDRLAGLQDLGELRKLQMLIDLKSEAYATLDKLVEVLEGYPNLIHGDKVQFVVSGNRPKPEEYKNYPDFIWFDHQNLEELDKIDLDKVALISSNYKKYTVWNGYGRMTAPELEKVKEVIGLAKATGKPFRFWATPDTKTAWARLARLGVDYINTDKPALARQYLDDLDKNTYTLEQPINVYRPKYEYDSDAQPQNIILMIGDGNGLAQISSAMIANRGELSMTGLKNIGLVKTSSDDDLVTDSAAAGTAMGTGKKTNNRAIGTDPQMQTLTNLVEVVSKKGYLTGIITTDAIYGATPSAFYAHRVERDDTPGLVQDLKESELDFFIAGGENQKKSIEEVFTTRSLETFKEFAGPTGIYIGDIKAPSMSNGRGNVLPMAVAKSLKVLEAKQEPFFMMVEGAQIDNGGHSNSTSDIVQEMLDFDQAVAEALKFADKNKNTLVVITADHETSGFGIMGGSTQDGSVQGGFLTVDHTGIMVPLFAYGPKAQNFNGVYENTDVFGKILELLK
- a CDS encoding mechanosensitive ion channel family protein — protein: MDKDLGRLLYNYLLEAGMAEGLAAYINLFVLMIVVLVLVFLLDLLIWKVLRALSVRLARKSINNFDNFLVAHRVPRYVAHIVPLTILLEFVPVAFSDFDYAEIIALKTIKILFVLLVLVIFRKFFKSVNGYLRTRPKFRDKPINSYVQVFMIFAWVVGLLTIFAIVTGTTVWKFFTALGAVSAIILLIFKDSILGLVASIQVTINDMVRIGDWITFEKYGADGDVVEISLATVKVQNFDMTITTIPTYALISDSFKNWRGMQVSGGRRIKRSLIIRQKSIRFLKDEEIEALKKIQLIEGYITTRNDQIRSYNEENKINKELLVNGRNLTNFGVFRKYVTNYLEGHSAINKKMTLMVRQLQPTAQGIPLEIYAFSSDKRWENYEYVMADIFDHLLAALPYFSLELFELPVSKEFVPDQENDAKS
- the deoC gene encoding deoxyribose-phosphate aldolase, with amino-acid sequence MSLEKYIDHTCLKPTATNTDIANLCQEAIEHEFYAVCVHGCHVGLAKSILRGTHVKIASVVAFPLGAMSTKTKVLEAADCIENGADEIDMVINVGWLKMKDHDAVRDEIKDVKKAIGDHLLKVIIETCFLTNEEKNIACALTVDANADFVKTSTGFGTGGATFEDVELMKKAVGDHAKIKASGGIKTKEQALKYIELGVSRIGTSSGPLLVGDKS
- a CDS encoding nucleotidyl transferase AbiEii/AbiGii toxin family protein — translated: MENRVKARDWYDLEWYIKKGISLDLSHFLARAKDTNDWQADNISPEQLIELLQKQIEAVSFKNIKEDVVRFIKDDNILSIWSPEYFHDLVRKIKFKSQLSFWYYDEGGNLRLEFNISGHFLKKPMNFSSVFCFYPPYISKKVELHHSNKS
- a CDS encoding nucleotidyl transferase AbiEii/AbiGii toxin family protein → MKTHLKKTGFYGETALRIFYGLDRYSEDLDLSLLQPDPDFSIEPYFKTILDEFKSLGFNVSIKEKHKTKESAIDSAFLKAETIWQEIVLEDVIKQTGVRSNRTLKIKIEVDRRPPLNFIQKKSYFSGHFLFM